The following proteins are co-located in the Anoplopoma fimbria isolate UVic2021 breed Golden Eagle Sablefish chromosome 18, Afim_UVic_2022, whole genome shotgun sequence genome:
- the lrfn5b gene encoding leucine-rich repeat and fibronectin type-III domain-containing protein 5, whose protein sequence is MEYLLVYLIVLGVAVKAHKVQVCPKRCVCQVLNPNLATLCDKKGLLFVPPNIDRHTVEMRLGDNFVTSIKRKDFANMTRLVDLTLSRNTIGSIAPLAFKDLENLRALHLDSNRLARIINDTFSGMSKLHHLILNNNQLTHIQIGAFNDLTALEELDLSYNNLESAPWVAIQRMSSLHTLNMDHNMLSYIPEGTFSGLQKLKRLDVTSNKLQKLPPDPIFQRAGVLATSGIMGPTSFALSFGGNPLRCNCELLWLRRLRREDDLETCASPQHLAGRYFWTVSEEEFLCEPPLITRHSQELRALEGQSVTLRCKARGDPDPIIHWIAPDGRLMSNSSRAAVHTDGTLDILISTVKDSGSFTCVASNPAGEAQQTVDLVIAKLPHITNNTGAEQEPDPGSSDIATVTKTGSDGGGLPLGNAKTSQEKKVVIAEATSTSALVKFNFQRSIPGIRMFQIQYNGSYDDSLVYRMIPPTSKSILVNNLAAGTQYDLCVLAIYDDQVTSLTATRVIGCIHFTTEPQYLRCHFMQSQFLGGTIVVIIGGIIVASVLAFIIFLIVRYRVCNQGDADKALEMGDIRSLSSDGQLQGCGIPKSLSKQVLRPEKNEKECLRISLPPPEPTKQRPPVTAASTKTSVPDCTVSTSAASHSWHPASPGAPRPKRSNAPPKPSEAHRAEAQADVELDNMNRNNSSSEVKTTTAVALAVPGQPTKWTAVPRGPRPQQQAPHHYMTVPAGGVRVNRRHSLNADSYRERCYVAYPKPGASLRSKRSLSMSGELPQLESTTNIRRARDKLSRSEWLLESTL, encoded by the exons ATGGAGTATCTCCTGGTTTACCTGATAGTCCTCGGCGTGGCTGTGAAGGCCCACAAAGTCCAGGTCTGCCCCAAACGCTGCGTCTGCCAGGTGCTTAACCCCAACCTGGCGACTCTGTGCGACAAAAAGGGGCTCCTCTTTGTGCCCCCGAACATCGACAGGCACACGGTGGAGATGCGTCTCGGGGATAACTTTGTCACCAGCATCAAACGCAAAGACTTTGCCAACATGACGAGGCTGGTGGACCTGACCCTCTCTCGGAACACCATCGGCTCCATCGCGCCGCTCGCTTTCAAAGACCTGGAGAACCTGCGGGCGCTCCACCTGGATAGCAACCGGCTGGCGCGCATCATCAACGACACCTTCAGCGGCATGTCCAAGCTGCACCACCTCATCCTCAACAACAACCAGCTCACCCACATCCAGATCGGGGCCTTCAATGATCTGACGGCGCTGGAGGAGCTCGACTTGTCCTACAACAACTTGGAAAGTGCTCCGTGGGTGGCCATTCAGAGGATGTCCAGTCTCCACACTCTCAACATGGACCACAACATGCTCAGCTACATCCCAGAGGGCACCTTCTCTGGGCTGCAGAAGCTCAAGAGGCTTGACGTGACTTCCAACAAGCTCCAGAAGCTTCCTCCAGACCCCATTTTCCAGAGAGCCGGGGTCCTGGCCACCTCTGGGATAATGGGGCCGACGTCGTTCGCGTTGAGCTTCGGAGGAAACCCGCTGAGGTGTAACTGCGAGCTGCTCTGGTTGCGGAGGTTGCGGAGGGAGGATGATCTGGAGACATGTGCCTCGCCACAACACCTCGCTGGACGCTATTTCTGGACGGTTTCAGAGGAAGAGTTCCTGTGTGAGCCTCCTCTCATCACCAGGCACTCTCAG GAGCTGCGAGCGTTGGAGGGTCAGAGTGTGACTCTGCGTTGTAAGGCCAGGGGCGACCCCGACCCCATTATCCACTGGATCGCCCCTGACGGACGCCTTATGTCCAACTCCTCCAGGGCCGCCGTCCACACAGACGGCACGTTGGACATCCTCATCAGCACCGTCAAGGACTCCG GTTCCTTCACCTGCGTGGCCTCCAACCCGGCAGGTGAGGCGCAGCAGACGGTGGACCTGGTCATCGCTAAACTCCCCCACATCACCAACAACACGGGCGCGGAGCAGGAGCCCGACCCGGGGTCATCCGATATCGCCACGGTGACCAAGACGGGCTCAGATGGAGGAGGGTTGCCTCTGGGGAACGCAAAGACGAGCCAGGAGAAGAAAGTGGTGATCGCCGAGGCCACGTCCACCTCGGCCCTGGTCAAGTTCAACTTCCAGAGGAGTATTCCTGGAATACGCATGTTTCAGATCCAATACAACGGCAGCTATGATGATTCACTGGTTTACAG aATGATCCCCCCGACCAGTAAGAGCATCCTGGTAAACAACCTGGCTGCCGGTACGCAGTATGACCTGTGTGTGCTCGCCATCTACGATGACCAGGTGACCTCGCTGACCGCCACCAGGGTGATAGGTTGCATCCACTTTACCACGGAGCCGCAGTACCTGAGATGCCATTTCATGCAGTCTCAGTTTCTCGGCGGCACCATTGTGGTTATCATCGGAGGGATTATCGTGGCCTCGGTGCTCGCCTTTATCATCTTCCTCATTGTGCGCTACCGGGTGTGTAACCAAGGAGATGCAGATAAG GCTCTAGAGATGGGTGATATTCGTTCACTGAGCAGTGACGGACAGCTGCAGGGCTGCGGGATTCCCAAGTCTCTCTCCAAGCAGGTGCTTCGTCCGGAGAAAAACGAAAAGGAGTGCCTCAGAATCTCCCTGCCGCCGCCGGAGCCGACCAAGCAGCGTCCGCCGGTCACTGCAGCCTCCACCAAAACCTCCGTCCCGGACTGCACTGTCTCTACCTCCGCTGCGAGCCACAGTTGGCACCCGGCCTCTCCGGGCGCCCCGAGGCCCAAACGCTCCAACGCTCCACCAAAACCCTCAGAGGCTCACCGGGCTGAAGCTCAGGCGGACGTCGAGCTCGACAACATGAACCGGAATAACTCGTCGTCAGAGGTCAAAACGACCACGGCCGTCGCTCTGGCGGTTCCCGGACAGCCAACCAAGTGGACCGCTGTTCCCCGGGGTCCGCGGCCCCAACAACAGGCCCCTCATCATTACATGACTGTTCCTGCGGGGGGAGTGAGGGTGAACCGGAGGCACTCCCTCAACGCAGACTCATACAGGGAGCGCTGCTACGTGGCCTACCCCAAACCCGGGGCCAGCCTGCGCTCCAAGCGGAGCCTGTCGATGAGCGGAGAGCTGCCGCAGCTGGAGAGCACAACAAACATTCGCCGGGCCAGAGACAAGCTCTCCAGGTCTGAGTGGCTCCTGGAGAGCACTTTATGA